AAGGCTCCAGAACACCCGCGTCCGCCTGCTCGACCTGTACGGGCCCTACGGCGGCGAGCCCGGTCGCCGCGTCTGAGGGAGAAGGCACCGGAGGGCGGTCCGGAGCGCCCCTCCCGTCTGCGGCCGTGCCGCCGTCAGGTTCCGGTCGATCGCTCAAAAGGGCCGGACGGCCCCTCGACGAGGGTGCGGTGGCCCAAGCCACCTCCGGCGCCTGGCTGCCAGTGTGGAGTGGGAGATCGCGAGGAGGCCGCCATGGGCACCGATCACGACGACACCCGCTGTGACGGACCGGTGGTCGTCGGCGTGGACGGGTCGCCCGGAGCCGCCGCGGCCGTCCGTTGGGCCGCGCGGGAGGCGGCGGAGCGGACCGTTCCGCTGCGTGTCGTCTGCTCCGTCCAGGACCTCGCCCGCGGTGCGCGTCGGCTCCCCGGCCTCGGGCGACCGGCCCTCGAGACCGGTCGTGACCTGGTGGCGGCGGCGGAATCGGGTGCCACCCGCGCCGAGCCCGGCCTGTCGGTAAGGACCTCGGTGAGCCGGGAACCCGCGCCGGCCGCCCTGGCCGACGCGGCGGGGAGCACCGGCACCGTGGTGGTCGGCGCACGGGGGAGCGGAGGCTTCGCGGGCCTGATGCCGGGCTCGGTCGGCCTGCGGACGGCGGCCCGCGCGCACGGGCCGGTCGTCGTGGTCCGCGGCACGGTCGGCGTACCGTCGCCCGCCGGTGAGAACGTCTCCACGGGGACGGTGCTCGTCGGGGGACGCGACGCGAGCGACCTCGACGTCCTGCGCTTCGCCGCGCGGGCCGCTCGGCGCCGGAAGTCGTCCGTACGGCTGTTCAGCGCGTGGTCGATGCTGGAGAACGCCGGCCCCTCGGTCACCCTGCTCGACGGCCCGCGAGCCATCGCCGCGGCCGAGGCCGCCGCCGTGGGCCGGCTGACGGCCTTGCTCCGCGCCGAGTTCCCCGGCCTCACCGTCGCCGAGGACATCGTCCACACCCCGTCCGCGGCGGGTTCGCTGGTCGAGGCGTCCGCCCACGCGGATCTGCTGGTGCTCGGCGCCCGCCGTCCCCGTACGGCACCCGGAGTGGCACTCGGGCCGATCACACACGCCCTGCTGCACCACTCCCACTGCCCCGTCGCAGTCGTCCGGCACCACTGACCGGACCGTCCAGGAGGAGAGCGCGAACCATGACGTCGAACCACCGGCTCGTCGCCGATCTGATGACACCCGACGTGATCACCGTCCGTGATGACACGACGTTCAAGGAGATCGCCGGGCTCCTGGCCGAGTACGGCATCACGGCCGTCCCCGTGGTCGACGACGAGAACCGCCCGACGGGCGTCGTGTCCGAGGCCGACCTGCTGCGCAGGGAGGCGGACCTGCTCGGTCCGGGAGAGGGGTCGCACATCCGCGTCGCACGGTCGGACGACGGGACGGCAAGCTGCGTCGCGAAGGCCCTGATGACCGCGCCGCCGGTCACCGCGCAGCCGCAGTGGGACGTCGTCGAGGCGGCCCGTGTCATGGAGCGGCACCATGTCAAACGCCTGCCCGTGGTGGACGGTGCCGGTCGTCTCGTCGGCATCGTCAGCCGGGCCGACCTGCTGCGGGTCTTCCTGCGCCAGGACCACGCCATCCGGGAGGAGATCGCCGGTGACGTGCTGGCCAGGACCCTGGACATCCCCACCACCGACGTGACCGTGCACGTGGTCGACGGAGAGGTCACCCTCACCGGCACGGTGCCCCGGCGCAGCGTCCTCCCGGTCGTGGCGGGCCTGTGCCGGGGCGTCGACGGTGTCGTCGACGTCAGCTGCCACCTGGCGTACCGGGTCGACGACACCGCCGACCCGAAGCCCGCGGTCAGCGGGGCGGAGCCACGCGAGGTCCGATGAGGGGCGTACCTGACCCGCCCGCGACACCGACCACCGGATGTCACGGACTCGGCGCTCCGATAGCGTGGAACCGGGATCACCCGGGTGGAGTGCCCACCTCGGCGGGACAGGAGCGTGGCGGTGGCCGAGTCCGGCGCGAACAGCGAGGGGCGGACCGCCCGTTCTCGCCTGGACGACCTGCTGGACGAGCTCCAGACGAAGATCAACACGGTGCGCGGGACCCGTGAACGGGTGCACAGCCTCCTGGAGGCGGTGCTCACCGTGGGCCGTGAGCTGGACCTCTCCCAGGTGCTGCGGCGGATCGTGGAGACCGCGGTGGTGCTGGTGGACGCCGAGTACGGGGCGCTCGGGGTGATCAGCGAGCAGGATCAGGACCGTCTCTCGGAGTTCGTCACCGTCGGCCTCGACGACGAGCGGGTCGCGCGGATCG
The sequence above is a segment of the Streptomyces griseoviridis genome. Coding sequences within it:
- a CDS encoding universal stress protein; this encodes MGTDHDDTRCDGPVVVGVDGSPGAAAAVRWAAREAAERTVPLRVVCSVQDLARGARRLPGLGRPALETGRDLVAAAESGATRAEPGLSVRTSVSREPAPAALADAAGSTGTVVVGARGSGGFAGLMPGSVGLRTAARAHGPVVVVRGTVGVPSPAGENVSTGTVLVGGRDASDLDVLRFAARAARRRKSSVRLFSAWSMLENAGPSVTLLDGPRAIAAAEAAAVGRLTALLRAEFPGLTVAEDIVHTPSAAGSLVEASAHADLLVLGARRPRTAPGVALGPITHALLHHSHCPVAVVRHH
- a CDS encoding CBS domain-containing protein, encoding MTSNHRLVADLMTPDVITVRDDTTFKEIAGLLAEYGITAVPVVDDENRPTGVVSEADLLRREADLLGPGEGSHIRVARSDDGTASCVAKALMTAPPVTAQPQWDVVEAARVMERHHVKRLPVVDGAGRLVGIVSRADLLRVFLRQDHAIREEIAGDVLARTLDIPTTDVTVHVVDGEVTLTGTVPRRSVLPVVAGLCRGVDGVVDVSCHLAYRVDDTADPKPAVSGAEPREVR